A window of the Candidatus Nanopelagicales bacterium genome harbors these coding sequences:
- a CDS encoding ribbon-helix-helix domain-containing protein, translating into MEKINGKPVSEQDLQDWADEAERGYDVDLLRKRGRKPAGDGPGKVVPVRIDETLLAALVERAERDHVSRSEAIRAAIRVYVA; encoded by the coding sequence ATGGAGAAGATCAATGGCAAGCCGGTCAGCGAGCAGGACCTCCAAGACTGGGCAGATGAGGCCGAACGAGGCTACGACGTCGATCTGCTTCGCAAGCGTGGCCGGAAGCCGGCCGGAGACGGACCCGGGAAGGTGGTTCCCGTGCGCATCGATGAAACCCTTCTGGCGGCGCTGGTCGAGCGCGCCGAGCGTGACCATGTCAGTCGTTCGGAGGCGATCCGGGCAGCCATCCGTGTGTACGTCGCTTGA
- a CDS encoding pentapeptide repeat-containing protein, with protein sequence MRIKLTGIQALGVAVALALGACAAPTDTEPFREAGGPTASAAPTLGDCSKTPKAPDANLADCDLSGASLSGADLSGANLHRANLTGAYLSGASLSRADLRGARLAGASLSRADLREARLAGASLSRADLREARLSGANLIAADLRGARLSGADLSGANLRNASLRSADLSGANLRGANLPDAIWVDGRTCGPGSRGECR encoded by the coding sequence ATGCGCATCAAGCTAACGGGAATCCAGGCGCTCGGCGTTGCTGTGGCCTTGGCGCTGGGCGCGTGCGCCGCACCGACCGACACCGAACCGTTCCGAGAGGCCGGCGGGCCTACGGCCTCGGCGGCTCCAACCCTGGGGGACTGCTCGAAGACCCCCAAGGCGCCCGATGCGAACCTTGCCGACTGTGACCTGTCCGGGGCGAGTCTCTCCGGGGCGGACCTGTCCGGGGCGAACCTGCATAGGGCGAACCTGACCGGGGCGTACCTGTCCGGCGCGAGCCTCTCCAGGGCGGACCTGCGCGGGGCAAGACTGGCCGGGGCGAGCCTCTCCAGGGCGGACCTGCGCGAGGCAAGACTGGCCGGGGCGAGCCTCTCCAGGGCGGACCTGCGCGAGGCGAGACTGTCCGGGGCGAACCTGATCGCCGCGGACCTGCGCGGGGCGAGACTGTCCGGGGCGGATCTGTCCGGTGCGAACCTGCGCAACGCGAGCCTTCGCAGCGCGGATCTGTCCGGTGCGAACCTGCGCGGGGCGAACCTGCCCGATGCCATTTGGGTCGATGGCAGGACGTGCGGGCCCGGCTCACGCGGCGAGTGCCGCTAG
- a CDS encoding pentapeptide repeat-containing protein, with amino-acid sequence MALALGACAAPTDTEPLREAGGPTASAAPTLRDCFEIPKAPDANLADCDLTGASLSGADLTGANLREASLSRANLTGAIWVDGRTCVPSGSHNECL; translated from the coding sequence GTGGCCTTGGCGCTGGGAGCGTGCGCCGCGCCGACCGACACCGAACCACTCCGAGAGGCCGGCGGGCCCACGGCCTCGGCGGCTCCAACCCTGAGGGACTGCTTTGAGATCCCCAAGGCGCCCGATGCGAACCTCGCCGACTGTGACCTGACCGGGGCGAGCCTCTCCGGGGCGGACCTGACCGGGGCGAACCTGCGCGAGGCGAGCCTCTCCAGGGCGAACCTGACCGGGGCGATTTGGGTCGATGGCAGGACGTGCGTGCCCAGCGGCTCACACAACGAGTGTCTCTAG
- a CDS encoding PIN domain-containing protein yields MIIDANLLLYAVDADASRHAVTATWWRDTLDKPRRIGLPWQTIGAFLRISTHSRVYADPLSAAQAWGFVSEWLELPNVWIPPVSERTAQVLGELLASTGASGNLVPDAQLAALAIENGVTVFSTDGDFARFPGCRWENPLG; encoded by the coding sequence GTGATCATCGACGCCAACCTCCTGCTCTACGCAGTCGATGCTGACGCATCACGCCATGCCGTAACGGCCACGTGGTGGCGAGACACACTCGACAAGCCAAGGCGCATCGGGCTTCCCTGGCAAACCATAGGGGCATTCCTGCGGATCTCGACTCACTCGCGCGTCTACGCCGACCCACTTTCCGCCGCACAAGCCTGGGGCTTTGTCTCGGAGTGGCTGGAGTTGCCCAACGTGTGGATCCCCCCAGTCAGCGAAAGAACCGCGCAAGTCCTTGGGGAACTCCTCGCATCAACCGGGGCGTCCGGCAATCTGGTCCCTGATGCGCAGCTCGCTGCGCTAGCCATAGAGAACGGCGTGACCGTGTTCAGTACCGATGGCGACTTTGCTCGCTTCCCGGGTTGCCGATGGGAGAATCCACTGGGTTGA
- a CDS encoding pentapeptide repeat-containing protein yields the protein MRMKLTGIAAVGVGVALALGACAAPTDTEPLREASGPTASSAPGLRDCSDVPKTPKANLIDCDLTGADLSEADLSGASLNWANLTGASLTGAKLVRAKLVRANLVGANLTGANLFRADLSGADLSGASLSGANLGAANLFGANLSGANLSGADLVWAIWVDGRPCGPGSVGKCSRS from the coding sequence ATGCGCATGAAGCTAACGGGAATCGCGGCGGTTGGTGTTGGTGTGGCTTTGGCGCTGGGTGCGTGCGCCGCGCCAACCGACACCGAACCACTCCGAGAGGCCAGCGGGCCTACGGCCTCGTCGGCTCCAGGCCTGAGGGACTGCTCGGACGTCCCCAAGACACCCAAAGCGAACCTTATCGACTGTGACCTGACCGGGGCGGACCTGTCCGAGGCGGACCTCTCCGGGGCGAGCCTGAACTGGGCGAACCTGACCGGGGCGAGCCTGACCGGGGCGAAGCTGGTCAGGGCGAAGCTGGTCAGGGCGAACCTGGTCGGAGCGAACCTGACCGGGGCGAACCTGTTCAGGGCGGACCTCTCCGGGGCGGACCTGTCCGGGGCGAGCCTCTCCGGGGCGAACCTGGGCGCGGCGAACCTGTTCGGGGCGAACCTCTCCGGGGCGAACCTGTCCGGGGCAGACCTGGTGTGGGCGATTTGGGTCGATGGCAGGCCGTGCGGGCCCGGCTCAGTCGGCAAATGCAGCCGCTCGTAG
- the ald gene encoding alanine dehydrogenase: MLVGVPKEIKVHEYRIGLTPSAARELVVHGHEVLVERGAGATIGLTDDMYAAVGAQIVAGADEVFARADMIVKVKEPQPEETAMLRDGQVLFTYLHLAPDIALTDALIESGCVAIAYETVTDDRGGLPLLAPMSEVAGRMSIQAGARCLEVSAGGRGSLLGGVPGVPAAKVVIVGGGVVGANAARMAMGLEAHVTVIDKRLPRLSELDQQFGSKLSTIYSTYHAIEEQVLDADLVVGAVLVSGAAAPKLITRQMVSRMRQGSVIVDVAIDQGGCAETSRPTTHADPTYVVDGVVHYCVTNMPGAVAHTSTFALNNATLPFVVALASKGYRDACLADPHLLDGLNVCRGRLTHEAVAEAQGRESVAALTAISED, translated from the coding sequence ATGCTTGTTGGCGTACCGAAGGAAATCAAGGTCCACGAGTACCGCATCGGGTTGACTCCAAGCGCTGCGCGCGAACTTGTAGTTCACGGCCATGAAGTGCTTGTCGAGCGCGGAGCAGGCGCGACCATTGGGCTGACAGATGACATGTACGCCGCCGTTGGAGCTCAGATCGTCGCCGGGGCCGACGAAGTGTTCGCCCGGGCCGACATGATCGTGAAGGTCAAGGAGCCTCAGCCTGAAGAGACGGCGATGCTGCGAGATGGCCAGGTCCTGTTCACGTACCTGCACCTCGCGCCAGACATCGCGTTGACCGACGCGCTGATTGAATCCGGCTGCGTGGCAATCGCCTACGAGACCGTCACAGATGATCGCGGAGGGCTTCCGCTGCTGGCGCCCATGTCCGAGGTCGCTGGACGGATGTCGATTCAGGCGGGAGCCAGGTGTCTGGAGGTTTCGGCTGGCGGACGCGGAAGTTTGCTTGGGGGAGTCCCAGGCGTTCCAGCCGCCAAGGTCGTCATTGTCGGCGGGGGAGTCGTGGGAGCGAACGCGGCGCGGATGGCGATGGGCCTGGAGGCGCATGTCACCGTGATCGACAAACGCCTGCCACGACTCTCGGAGTTGGATCAACAGTTCGGCTCGAAGCTGAGCACGATCTACTCCACGTACCACGCCATCGAAGAGCAAGTCCTCGACGCAGACCTGGTCGTGGGCGCCGTCCTGGTCTCCGGCGCAGCCGCCCCCAAGCTCATCACGCGCCAGATGGTGTCGCGGATGAGGCAGGGCTCTGTGATCGTCGACGTGGCCATCGACCAGGGCGGATGCGCTGAAACCTCGCGCCCAACAACCCACGCCGACCCCACCTACGTCGTCGACGGCGTTGTTCACTACTGCGTCACGAACATGCCCGGCGCCGTGGCCCACACGTCCACATTCGCCCTGAACAACGCCACGTTGCCGTTCGTCGTGGCACTGGCCAGCAAGGGTTACCGGGATGCCTGCCTCGCCGACCCCCACCTGCTCGATGGGCTGAATGTGTGTCGGGGGCGGCTGACCCACGAGGCAGTCGCCGAAGCCCAGGGCCGCGAGTCGGTCGCCGCGCTTACCGCGATATCGGAGGATTGA